The genomic region AGTGATTAGTGAATCAAAGAGGAAAAAGTGGGTGACAAATCACTTCTTCATGCAAGCATGCTTATTCATGAAAGCACATATAGCTGCCTTACAGACCCAGCACTTCTCCACAGTATGGGTGTCCTGGGTCTGCATTCCACAACTCTTGCAGACTTTCCCCTTTGGCTCACCTGCCTCTTGTCCTGGTCCATTGTCTTGCTGCTTTATAAGACTCTCCAAAGAATTCTTCACAGCAGCATCCCCACAGTGTGCTATACCTACAACCGTGAGTCGTTTAGGGTCCCATACACAGTCTTCCTCATGTCCGAACACAGAGGCGGGCAGCCAGGCTGTGTCGTATCCTTGCTGATGCCACGTGGTCTGCAGTTGCATGCACTGGTTGTCAATCCTCTTCACCTTGCCCACTCGCACCTGCAGCTTGAACACTACTCTGTCATTAGGAGCACAAAATGCTGGGTAGCTCGAGGCTTTGTTAATGTCCCTGCTGCAATAGACACCTGCTCCAAGGGTTCCCCCAGCTGAAGGCTTGAACCCGTTTGTTATTATAGCCTGGGCATTACTCTTGTGTGTCCCGTGGAACATGGTGTAGCCATGGCTTTTTTTGGGGGCCTGGCCGGGTTGCAGCTCCTTATATGTTTCACAGCAGGCCTCCCATCCGCTGAATGTGATTGGCATTGTTGTGCTGTTCTTTCTGAATATGAGCACAAGCACGTTTAAATAATATACATGAGTGTTAATATTGTATATAAGAAAGTTaacacaaaatgacaaaaaagggAGGCCTGGGAAAGCCCCAGCTCTGGGATGAGGATGGTGTCAAAGAGATCAAGCGGGTAATAAATATACAGCTACacttgtgtgtgattaatgggGCAGTAAAATGTCAGCTTTTCTTCACACCTAATCTCTTCTATTGAAGAGAAGAGTTCGAACTAAAATGGATCCTAAGGTTTTGCTCTAAGcaaaaaaaccaaaccaaaaaaatctATCAGCTGTGCTATCAGCCAACTTTggactggggaaaaaaaccagaacacacagaggaaacccccaGAACATGCAAATACAACAAACACAAGACGTAAACCAGCCCCCCAAAAATCCCTGAAGGTGGAAATCAAACATGCTAACCATTAAGCCCCCTACAAAAAAAGTGTAGGCTGTATCCATGACATGCCTGGTCAATACAGAATTTTACATATTTGTCTCTGTCATGCACTATTTAGACGGTCCCTTCCTGACTTCTTCATATACAACTTTCGTTTCTGAAAACTTTCGGTTCATCCAGTGGGAacgttataaaatatattatattgcaGTTGATTCTCTGTCCAGAATATAGACGtatacacatgaacacaccCTTACACGCCTGTATAATTACTGTACGTTTATTTCTTGAGAAATAGCAGAGGATCGCAAATGTCCAGCGATATAAAGGGCAAGGAAACACTTCATCAGGGGCTGCATTAATACAATATCTCAATACAATAATACAATGGTGGATGAGATGAACAGCTGGAATTTtgtaccaaaaaataaatatataaataaaaatagccccaaaacaaaataaatagccTACCTGATGTTTCGTTTATTATCTTTTCACCTGCAAGTTAAACCCATATTTTCACTTTCGTTTCTTCAGCTCGCGCTGTGTGGACGGTAGGTGTGGCTTTTGTCTTTCACCAGAGTTCCATGTTTAGTCTGTTATGCTGCCTGactcacagaaaaataaaaagctggaATATTTCTGGAAGCACAAAAGATTCCCAGTATGATTCATATCCATATTGTTTGTCTAAGTTTATTTGAAAGATACAGGCAGAAAGCAGTGAAAGCAGCATTCGGTACAGTGCAGAGAATAAAAGAAacgaataaaataataatgacagtaataataataataataataatagtgataaaatagtactactactactactactaataataataacaaccctTTAATGTCCAAAGCAATGgaaaaattcttactttgcattatttatttaattcgttcaataataacaacaatatataactgtttttttaacagttattatttagatattaattatttaaatataggccTCTTTCAAATGGTCACATAGGACATTAAAGGGATAATAGtgataaaatactactactactactaccactactactcctaataataataataataaaaataagaagaagactGTATTACTGATGTCCCAGGGCCTTGGTTACTGATTGGCCCTTGATGAGCAAAGATCTAAACTGAATGGCTATTACATGAAGCCATAATACTTATCATCATTAGTGAGTTAAAAGAGTTATTAGTGTGGGACTGAATGATGTAGGAAGTGAAAACCCCACCATCAGGATTGGATTCATCgcaaatgataaaataatgctATTAACATATACATTAACATATgcataaaatacttttttttcttgataaTTTGAGTTTTATGTGCTGGAGCATCCGTTTACATTTGGAGCACTGTTGTAGgtatgatttttattattattattattattttattgaggCGCAGTAGTGCTACATAGATTGTAATCAACACAGCCTCTGGACTAAAAGTCATTTGTGTCATGTGTATGCTGTTTGAAATAAAATCCCAGCAATATAAAAAGCCATCCTTTATCCTTGAGTGGGGATATATacgagaaaaaacaaaaagcaataaaattattactattaataataataacaacaacaacaacaacaacaacaacaacaacaataataataataataataataataataataataataataataataataataatagacagtAGCAGGCACTCTCAACATTGAAAATACATGAACTTCAGTTTGCCCTTAACATTCTGTATAACAGATAGAATAATGTAAGGCTAATGCTGAGTTAGTATATATGCATAAAATAAGTACAAATAACAATACCTGAATACactaaaaaattataaaaataggGAAAAGGGATTGAAACAAATGTACACCTAAGGTAAAGACCATAAATATTGTCTTACTACATGAAATGTCAT from Hemibagrus wyckioides isolate EC202008001 linkage group LG18, SWU_Hwy_1.0, whole genome shotgun sequence harbors:
- the LOC131369600 gene encoding gig2-like protein DreN — its product is MPITFSGWEACCETYKELQPGQAPKKSHGYTMFHGTHKSNAQAIITNGFKPSAGGTLGAGVYCSRDINKASSYPAFCAPNDRVVFKLQVRVGKVKRIDNQCMQLQTTWHQQGYDTAWLPASVFGHEEDCVWDPKRLTVVGIAHCGDAAVKNSLESLIKQQDNGPGQEAGEPKGKVCKSCGMQTQDTHTVEKCWVCKAAICAFMNKHACMKK